The genomic DNA CGGAGAAAATTCAGCGTCGTGGATTCGTTGCAATCCTGGCGGCGATTGCGATCACACCCTTTGCGTTGGCATGGTCAGCGATGGGTGCGATTGGTGCGATCTGGTCATTGGACATCGCCCGCTACATGATGCCAAACATGGTTCTTGAGCTACCCTCACGATTCAAAGTGGGGCCTCCTTCTGATTATCCACCAGGTGTCGTCTCTGCCAAATTCAAGGCAAGCCGTGGCGTCTGGATTATCAACAGCGATGAATACAACGGACGCGGAATTATTTACGCATTGGCTTCTATTTGCACTCACCTGGGATGTACTCCCAACTGGCTTGAGGGCGAGCAGAAATTCAAATGTCCGTGTCACGGTTCAGGATTTTACATCACTGGAATTAACTTCGAAGGTCCTGCTCCACGCCCTCTCGAGCGTGTCGGGATTCGTGTCTCAGAAGATGGGTCACTGGAAGTTGATAAAAGTATGAAGTTTCAGGAAGAGCTCGGTCAGTGGTCGGACATGAAATCCTACGTGGATGCGTAGTCGTCGCGGTGATGTGAGTTGTTGCTGTTTTAGCAATTGTAGAGTTTCATTCAAGTAGTGTCCGTCAGGTAGTTGTATGTCGGTTACGGAATACATTCGGAAGTCGCAAATCTGGCGAAGTATATTTCGCCACCCCGCTCCGTATGATCGTCGAAATCGTGCGGTCGTCGTGCTGACGAACTTCTTTCTTCACCTTCATCCAGTTTCTGCAAAGAAGGGTGGAATTGCACTTTCCTACACATGGTGTATGGGTGGAATTACATTCTTCCTGTTTCTGGTTGAGGCGCTGACTGGCGTCTTGTTAATGTTCTACTATCGCCCTACTCTCGAGTGGGCATTCACAGACATCCGAGCTCTACGAGATGTCAACACACTAGGAATCATGCGTGAGATTCACCGATGGGGTGCTCACGCGATGGTGATCACGGTGTGGCTGCACATGTATAGAGTCTTCCTGACGGGAAGCTATAAGCCTCCCCGGGAATTCAACTGGGTCATTGGCGTGCTGCTGCTGGTGCTCACACTTTTACTGTCATTCACTGGCTACCTGTTGCCATGGGACCAGTTAGCGATCTGGGCGATCACTGTCGGTTCAAACATGGCGAAAGCGACACCGTTCCTTGGACTTGAAGGTCCTGGGTATCAGTTGCTTAATGTGGGCGGTTACGACCTGATTACAAACGCCAGTGATGCAAAGTTTCTGCTTCTCGGTGCCCGAACTGTGGGTGAAGAGACGCTGAACCGCTTTTACATTTTACACTGTGTAGCGATTCCGATTGTGGTCTCCGGACTTATTGCAGTCCATTTCTGGCGTGTTCGAAAAGATGGCGGCATCAGCCAGCCTTTGTAACACACACTGAAATTGTGGTCGTTTTTATTATTCATACGTTGGTAGTATGCGGTATTAAGGAATTATGAATCCTCATCCCGATTTAACGGTTGGCGTGATTCAAGGTCTTGGCTGGCTTTACCTGCTGCTGTTCTTCGCGAACGCGGCTTGGACGGCATACAGTTTCAAGAACGATGGATACTACGAGAAACTCTTTGGCATCAGACACCTCCCCAAGGCGGTGATGTGGGCATCCTACACTGGTGGGTTGTTAGCTCTTGCTATTACCCACCTGACGGTGGGTGCCAATGCAGATGAATTCACACTGAAGCTACCAGACTGGTTCAAGAAGGCCGCAGACACGGTCATTGCAGACCCGAAAAGCTTCTTTGGTCTGTCAATTGCCATCTATGTCGCAATCATCCTCCTTCGAGACTGGTGGGTGAAACCGGCGGTTGCATGGATTCTCTTCAACCTCAGCGTGCTATTTATTGCAGTCAGTATGACGGACTTTGACTTCCGTCAAATTGTCGGGAAGCCAGACAACGTTCCGATTCTAGGAATGCTTTACCTCGTGGGATTCACCACGTGGCTCTACTTCTACAAAT from Thalassoglobus polymorphus includes the following:
- a CDS encoding cytochrome b N-terminal domain-containing protein, encoding MSVTEYIRKSQIWRSIFRHPAPYDRRNRAVVVLTNFFLHLHPVSAKKGGIALSYTWCMGGITFFLFLVEALTGVLLMFYYRPTLEWAFTDIRALRDVNTLGIMREIHRWGAHAMVITVWLHMYRVFLTGSYKPPREFNWVIGVLLLVLTLLLSFTGYLLPWDQLAIWAITVGSNMAKATPFLGLEGPGYQLLNVGGYDLITNASDAKFLLLGARTVGEETLNRFYILHCVAIPIVVSGLIAVHFWRVRKDGGISQPL